A region from the Enterobacteriaceae endosymbiont of Donacia clavipes genome encodes:
- the potA gene encoding spermidine/putrescine ABC transporter ATP-binding protein PotA — protein MKKKNFKNVLINLNNINKSFLGKKIISNLNLNINNGEFITLLGPSGCGKTTIIRLIAGLEKVDSGSIILDKKEITKIPAEKRQINTVFQNYALFPHMSVFDNIAFGLKMQKKTNKEIIKKVEKILNIVQLQKFINRKPHELSGGQQQRVAIARAVINQPRILLLDESLSALDYRLRKKMQNELKALQRKLGITFILVTHNQEEALSISDRIILIKNGKIEQEGTPREIYEEPKNLFVAKFIGDINIFDAIIIKKLYNNQVQANLEGYICNLKVTFPVFPGEKIHVLLRPEDLKIKEINNNVNLTSGMIGYIKEKNYKGMTLESILELKNGKIIIVSEFFNENDPYMDHSLNQKMLINWVETWEVVLPYEKNNRIY, from the coding sequence ATGAAAAAAAAAAATTTTAAAAATGTATTAATTAATCTTAATAATATAAATAAATCTTTTTTAGGTAAAAAAATTATTTCTAATTTAAATTTAAATATAAATAATGGAGAATTTATTACTTTATTAGGACCTTCTGGTTGTGGGAAAACAACAATTATTCGTTTAATAGCAGGTTTAGAAAAAGTAGATAGTGGTTCTATTATATTAGATAAAAAAGAAATAACAAAAATTCCAGCAGAAAAAAGACAGATAAATACTGTTTTTCAAAATTATGCTTTATTTCCTCATATGTCTGTTTTTGATAATATAGCTTTTGGATTAAAAATGCAAAAAAAAACAAATAAGGAAATAATAAAAAAAGTTGAAAAGATATTGAATATAGTTCAATTACAAAAATTTATAAATAGAAAACCTCATGAATTATCTGGAGGACAACAACAAAGAGTTGCTATAGCAAGAGCAGTAATTAATCAACCTAGGATATTATTATTAGATGAATCATTATCAGCTTTAGATTATAGATTACGTAAAAAAATGCAGAATGAATTAAAAGCTTTACAAAGAAAATTAGGTATTACTTTTATATTAGTTACTCATAATCAAGAAGAAGCTTTAAGTATATCAGATCGTATTATTTTAATAAAAAATGGAAAAATTGAACAAGAAGGAACTCCTAGAGAAATTTATGAAGAACCAAAAAATTTATTTGTTGCTAAATTTATAGGTGATATTAATATATTTGATGCTATTATTATAAAAAAATTATATAACAATCAAGTACAAGCAAATTTAGAAGGTTATATATGTAATCTTAAAGTTACATTTCCTGTTTTTCCTGGAGAAAAAATACATGTTTTATTAAGACCAGAAGATTTAAAGATTAAAGAAATTAATAATAATGTTAATTTAACATCAGGTATGATTGGTTACATAAAAGAAAAAAATTATAAAGGTATGACTTTAGAATCTATATTAGAACTTAAAAATGGGAAAATTATTATTGTAAGTGAATTTTTTAATGAAAATGATCCTTACATGGATCATTCTCTTAATCAAAAAATGTTAATAAATTGGGTTGAAACATGGGAGGTTGTTTTACCTTATGAAAAAAATAATAGAATATATTAA
- the potB gene encoding spermidine/putrescine ABC transporter permease PotB, translating to MKKIIEYIKKIIIFLITSWLLLFIFLPNIIMIIISFLKKDNYNLIIFKFSFYNYLKLLNFLYIKVFINSLFISFITTIICLLIGYPFAWCLIKISSKKRSLMLFLLFLPFWVNSLIRVYCLKIFLGINGWLNYILLYLKIINNPIRIIYTPTAIILGLIYILLPFMIVPIYASIEKLDKFYIEAAKDLGAPLWKNFFYIIIPLTIPGIIAGCLLVFLPSMGLFYISDLMGGAKNLLIGNIIKNQFLNIRDWPLGAATSTIITLLTGFFLILYFKIIKFLNKKEFQNNV from the coding sequence ATGAAAAAAATAATAGAATATATTAAAAAAATTATAATTTTTTTAATTACTAGTTGGTTATTATTATTTATTTTTTTACCAAATATAATAATGATTATTATTAGTTTTTTAAAAAAAGATAATTATAATTTAATTATATTTAAATTTTCTTTTTATAATTATTTAAAATTATTAAATTTTTTATATATTAAAGTTTTTATAAATTCTTTATTTATTTCATTTATTACTACAATTATATGTCTTTTGATAGGATATCCATTTGCATGGTGTTTAATAAAAATATCTTCTAAAAAAAGATCTTTAATGTTATTTCTTTTATTTTTACCATTTTGGGTTAATTCTTTAATTAGAGTATATTGTTTAAAAATATTTTTAGGAATTAATGGATGGTTAAATTATATTTTACTTTATTTAAAAATAATTAATAATCCTATTCGTATAATATATACTCCTACAGCCATAATTTTAGGATTAATATATATTCTATTACCTTTTATGATTGTTCCAATATATGCTAGTATTGAAAAATTAGATAAATTTTATATAGAAGCAGCAAAAGATTTAGGAGCTCCATTATGGAAAAATTTTTTTTATATAATAATTCCTTTAACTATTCCGGGAATTATTGCTGGATGCTTATTAGTTTTTTTACCTAGTATGGGTTTATTTTATATTTCTGATTTAATGGGTGGAGCTAAAAATTTATTAATAGGAAATATTATTAAAAATCAATTTCTTAATATTAGAGATTGGCCATTAGGAGCTGCAACAAGTACCATAATAACATTATTAACCGGATTTTTTTTAATACTATATTTTAAAATCATAAAATTTTTAAATAAAAAGGAATTTCAAAATAATGTTTAA
- the potC gene encoding spermidine/putrescine ABC transporter permease PotC, producing the protein MFKYISRIIFMYLIYFWFYIPIILLIINSFNSSRYGIIWQGFSTKWYYEILHNTALLEVTYHSLVIGIMTATFTTLIGLLTALSLYHYNDYIKSFISILLYIVIISPDIVMGISLLLLFVLLNFTLGFWSLLFSHITFCLPYVVITIYSRLKNFNIYILEAAKDLGANEIIILTKIIFPLILPAIISSWLLSFALSMDDITISTFVTGPEYEILPLKIYSMAKIGITPEINVLSTILIIISLFLVILSRIILGKSKIYNQITSLLN; encoded by the coding sequence ATGTTTAAATATATTTCAAGAATTATTTTTATGTATTTAATTTATTTTTGGTTTTATATTCCTATTATTCTTTTAATCATAAATTCTTTTAATTCATCACGTTATGGAATAATATGGCAAGGATTTAGTACTAAATGGTATTACGAAATTCTACATAATACTGCTTTATTAGAAGTTACATATCATTCCTTAGTTATTGGAATAATGACTGCTACTTTCACAACTTTAATTGGTTTATTAACAGCTCTATCATTATATCATTATAATGATTATATAAAATCATTTATAAGTATTTTATTATATATAGTAATTATATCTCCTGATATTGTTATGGGTATTTCTTTATTATTATTGTTTGTATTATTAAACTTTACTTTAGGATTTTGGTCTTTATTATTTTCACATATTACTTTTTGTTTACCTTATGTAGTAATTACTATTTATTCTAGATTAAAAAATTTTAACATTTATATATTAGAAGCAGCAAAAGATTTAGGAGCTAATGAAATAATTATTTTAACAAAAATTATATTTCCTTTAATATTACCAGCAATTATTTCAAGTTGGTTATTAAGTTTTGCTTTATCTATGGATGATATAACAATATCAACATTTGTTACAGGACCTGAATACGAAATACTTCCATTAAAAATTTATTCAATGGCTAAAATTGGCATAACTCCAGAAATTAATGTTTTATCAACAATACTAATAATTATTTCTTTATTTTTAGTTATTTTAAGTAGAATTATTTTAGGAAAATCAAAAATATATAATCAAATTACGTCTTTATTAAATTAA
- the mutM gene encoding bifunctional DNA-formamidopyrimidine glycosylase/DNA-(apurinic or apyrimidinic site) lyase, which translates to MPELPEVEVIINIIKPYLKGKIINYSIVRNKKLKYFISEDIVKIKNQKILDIKRRGRYIIIVLINNTIIIHLGMTGKLFLINKQYSSYHKHDHIDLIINNNLILRYTDIRKFGFWLWEEKNYKKNIFLKKLGPEPLEYSFNNIYLYNFIQKKNIFIKIMLMDNSMVTGIGNIYANEILFLSKILPTRISSTLNFKEITFLVKNIKFILNKSIKYGGSSIKDYRQPNGNIGNFCKYFFVYGKKNKLCKICKKTIIKIILRNRSTFFCSKCQK; encoded by the coding sequence ATGCCTGAACTGCCTGAAGTAGAAGTTATTATAAACATAATAAAACCATATTTAAAAGGAAAAATAATTAATTATTCTATTGTTAGAAATAAAAAATTAAAATATTTTATTTCAGAAGACATAGTAAAAATAAAAAATCAAAAAATTTTAGATATTAAAAGAAGAGGAAGGTATATAATTATTGTTTTAATAAATAATACAATTATTATACATTTAGGTATGACGGGAAAATTATTTTTAATTAATAAACAATACTCTTCTTATCATAAACATGATCATATTGATTTAATTATTAATAATAATTTAATTTTACGTTATACAGATATTAGAAAATTTGGTTTTTGGTTATGGGAAGAAAAAAATTATAAAAAAAACATATTTTTAAAAAAATTAGGTCCTGAACCATTAGAATATTCATTTAATAATATATATTTATATAATTTTATACAAAAAAAAAATATTTTTATTAAAATAATGTTAATGGATAATAGTATGGTAACGGGAATAGGCAATATTTATGCTAATGAAATATTATTTTTATCTAAAATATTACCTACAAGAATATCAAGTACTTTAAATTTTAAAGAAATTACTTTTTTAGTTAAAAATATTAAATTTATTTTAAATAAATCAATTAAGTATGGTGGTTCTTCTATAAAAGATTATAGACAACCTAATGGAAATATAGGTAATTTTTGTAAATATTTTTTTGTATATGGTAAAAAAAATAAATTATGTAAAATCTGTAAAAAAACAATTATTAAAATAATTTTAAGAAACAGAAGTACTTTTTTTTGTTCTAAATGTCAAAAATAA
- the mnmE gene encoding tRNA uridine-5-carboxymethylaminomethyl(34) synthesis GTPase MnmE, with protein MEKNKYTIVARATSLGQGSIGIIRISGNKVLDVIKNILKLNYIKPRYAHYLPFFYKDKIIDKGIVLLFPKPHSFTGEDILELQCHGSTILLDLLINNIIAIPGIRIANPGEFSERAFLNKKIDLTQAEAIADIISANSKAAVFSAANLMNGKFSLLLKKFSNIITNLRVQIESFLEFDLKINFIIFYSNIKKTLKKLLNNLINIQKYVNNGIRIKEGIKITLIGPPNSGKSSLMNIITNKNISIITNIPGTTRDILRENIYINSVPIEIVDTAGIRNTNNEIEILGIKKTFKEITKSHYLFLVVEDKISENNLLKIIKIKLKKFLKNTPMIILRNKIDMTNNIPEITNNYNYVTIRLSIKNMKGISLLMNFIKQKIIFTNNNEDQFTARERYVNSLNYIYKFLIKGQKNFLKTNSIELLSEDLRLIQKELDSITGKFTSKDLLKNIFSQFCIGK; from the coding sequence ATGGAAAAAAATAAATATACAATAGTTGCAAGAGCAACTTCTTTAGGTCAAGGTAGTATAGGAATTATAAGAATATCTGGTAACAAAGTTTTAGATGTAATAAAAAATATATTAAAACTTAATTATATAAAACCAAGATATGCACATTATTTACCTTTTTTTTATAAAGATAAAATTATAGATAAAGGTATTGTGTTATTATTTCCAAAACCTCATTCTTTTACAGGAGAAGATATTTTAGAATTACAATGTCACGGAAGTACTATACTTTTAGATTTATTAATTAATAATATTATTGCAATACCTGGTATTAGAATTGCTAATCCTGGTGAATTTTCAGAAAGAGCTTTTTTAAATAAAAAAATTGATTTAACTCAAGCAGAAGCAATTGCTGACATTATTTCAGCTAATTCAAAAGCTGCAGTATTTTCAGCAGCAAATTTAATGAATGGAAAATTTTCTTTATTGTTAAAAAAATTTTCAAATATCATTACTAATTTAAGAGTACAAATAGAATCATTTCTTGAATTTGATTTAAAAATTAATTTTATCATTTTTTATTCTAATATTAAAAAAACACTAAAAAAATTATTAAATAATTTAATAAATATTCAAAAATATGTTAATAATGGAATAAGAATTAAAGAAGGTATTAAAATAACTTTAATTGGTCCACCTAATTCTGGTAAATCTAGTTTAATGAATATTATTACTAATAAAAATATTTCTATAATTACTAATATTCCTGGAACAACTAGAGATATTTTACGTGAAAATATTTATATAAATTCTGTTCCTATAGAAATAGTTGATACTGCAGGTATTAGAAATACTAATAATGAAATTGAAATTTTAGGAATTAAAAAAACTTTTAAGGAAATAACAAAATCTCATTATTTATTTTTAGTAGTAGAAGATAAAATATCTGAAAATAATTTACTAAAAATAATAAAGATTAAATTAAAAAAATTTTTGAAAAATACTCCTATGATTATTTTACGTAATAAAATAGATATGACAAATAATATTCCAGAAATAACTAATAATTATAATTATGTAACTATACGATTATCAATTAAGAATATGAAAGGAATATCATTATTAATGAATTTTATTAAACAAAAAATTATATTTACTAATAATAATGAAGATCAATTTACAGCTAGAGAAAGATATGTTAATTCTTTAAATTATATATATAAATTTTTAATAAAAGGTCAAAAAAATTTTTTAAAAACAAATTCTATAGAATTATTATCTGAAGATTTAAGATTAATACAAAAAGAATTAGATTCTATTACTGGAAAATTTACTTCTAAAGATTTATTAAAAAATATTTTTTCTCAATTTTGCATTGGTAAATAA
- the yidC gene encoding membrane protein insertase YidC, with the protein MYFKNNIILIIFCLFSYIIFHNWEKIHNYKRNNTEIIISKKILNHKNYKKFFYIIKKNNIVIKTDKFLLYINPYGGNIEKVYLLDYSNKLNSKNFFTLLKNKSDFIYQIKSGISQEDNFKKIEDVYKNEIFFSKKKYFQLEKNKNILKVPLIFNKKNILYIKIFTFIKGNYSIIINHQIFNKTKNPINISIFGKINHSSNIPKKYLEKKHSSITIKTFYNIAYSTEYNKFKKYKFSNIKKNNNISINAKNGWIAMLQQYFVSAWILPNLSKKNNIYIKKLSNDVISIGFKSSNYLILSGEKKFFLSKLWIGPKIPEQMSKIAPFLDLTIDYGFLWFLSKPLFKLLNLLFNLIGNWGFSIIIITIIIRIITYPLSKQQYITIAKMNFLQPKIKKIKEKFGNDKKRFSQEIFLLYKKEKLNPFSGFIPFIIQMPIFLALYYVLTNSIELRHASFLFWIQDLSSEDPYYILPILMSITMLVIQKTSKNNYDNNPLQKKISYIIPIFFSLFFLWLPSGLVLYYIINNLITILQQKWIFYIIDKKNYKI; encoded by the coding sequence ATGTATTTTAAAAATAATATTATTTTAATTATTTTTTGTTTATTTAGTTATATAATTTTTCATAATTGGGAAAAAATACATAATTATAAAAGAAATAATACAGAAATAATTATTAGTAAAAAGATTCTTAATCATAAAAATTATAAAAAATTTTTTTATATAATTAAAAAAAATAATATTGTGATTAAAACTGATAAATTTCTTTTATATATTAATCCATATGGAGGTAATATTGAAAAAGTATATTTACTAGATTATTCAAATAAATTAAATTCTAAAAATTTTTTTACTTTATTAAAAAATAAATCTGATTTTATATATCAAATTAAATCTGGTATCTCACAAGAAGATAATTTTAAAAAAATTGAAGATGTTTATAAAAATGAAATTTTTTTCTCAAAAAAAAAATATTTTCAATTGGAAAAAAATAAAAATATATTAAAAGTACCTTTAATTTTTAATAAAAAAAATATTTTATATATAAAAATATTTACTTTTATAAAAGGAAATTATTCAATAATTATTAATCATCAAATTTTTAACAAAACAAAAAATCCTATTAATATATCTATATTTGGAAAAATAAACCATTCTAGTAATATACCTAAAAAATATTTAGAAAAAAAACATAGTAGTATTACTATTAAAACATTTTATAATATAGCATATTCGACTGAATATAATAAATTTAAAAAATATAAATTTTCTAATATAAAAAAAAATAATAATATTAGTATTAATGCTAAAAACGGCTGGATAGCTATGTTACAACAATATTTTGTTTCAGCTTGGATTCTTCCTAATCTTTCTAAAAAAAATAATATATATATAAAAAAGTTATCTAATGATGTTATAAGTATTGGATTTAAATCTTCTAATTATTTAATTTTATCAGGAGAAAAAAAATTTTTTTTATCAAAATTATGGATAGGTCCTAAAATTCCAGAACAAATGTCAAAAATTGCTCCATTTTTGGATTTAACTATTGATTATGGTTTTTTATGGTTTTTATCTAAACCATTATTTAAATTATTGAATTTATTATTTAATTTAATAGGAAATTGGGGTTTTTCAATAATTATTATTACTATAATTATAAGAATTATTACATATCCATTATCAAAACAACAATATATTACCATAGCTAAAATGAATTTTTTACAACCAAAAATAAAAAAAATTAAAGAAAAATTTGGTAATGATAAAAAACGTTTTAGTCAAGAAATATTTCTATTGTACAAAAAAGAAAAATTAAATCCATTTTCTGGTTTTATACCTTTTATTATACAAATGCCTATTTTTTTAGCATTATATTATGTATTAACTAATTCTATAGAATTAAGACATGCTTCATTTTTATTTTGGATACAAGATTTATCTTCTGAAGATCCATATTATATTTTACCAATATTAATGAGTATTACTATGTTAGTTATTCAAAAAACTTCAAAAAATAATTATGATAATAATCCTTTACAAAAAAAAATTTCATATATTATACCTATTTTTTTTAGTTTATTTTTTTTATGGCTCCCTTCAGGATTAGTCTTATATTACATAATTAATAATTTAATTACAATATTACAACAAAAATGGATATTTTATATAATAGATAAAAAAAATTATAAAATTTAA